One Megachile rotundata isolate GNS110a chromosome 5, iyMegRotu1, whole genome shotgun sequence genomic region harbors:
- the LOC100883335 gene encoding 3'-5' RNA helicase YTHDC2, whose product MPRRNRHKKSPLIGEDTRIAVNLTLKKLLETSDQKELEFPSSYTAEERAYIHKLAHELGLKSKSRGKGTNRFLTVYKREGSTIVQSDAVIKLQKASRQSIYNLLQTFPLNHKECQDLLPPIERERPLNADVSVSTSTKAMGRLNNSVPQVPQLKTNFDVLNYRKALPIFGFREDILNALNTNQVIIIGGETGSGKTTQVPQFILEHCQQRHQPCRIICTQPRRLSAVSVAERVAFERDEKIGQTFGYQIRLESRVAPKTLLTYCTNGVLLRTLMAGDSALSTVTHVIVDEIHERDRFCDFLLIALKDALQKHKSLKLILMSATLDVNIFVKYFSKCAVINVLGRSYDVDTYFLEDVLKITGYMTKEMLSKRKELMNKKDQRKLLESWTQYKPQQSGSHTGNERCLLPAPILAQQNEPLPEKVKLEPWLIEEMDKSISDAWLRGGEDNFAQLLYFILSENVSVDYQHSTTSVTPLMVAAGRGCINTTEQLLNLGANLNLRAGNEWTALDWARNMNQTECAELIEAYMKTYDCAVQDDAITHAKDVSLSEEDKLLLDVYHHTFNDENINYDLLLQLIMHIHLKMPLGSLLIFLPGYDDIVTMREKINNEEREMNQGLRYVLYILHSNMQTCDQKKVFKPSPLGTRKIILSTNIAETSITIDDVVYVIDSGKVKEKSFDAISGVCTLKSNWISQACAKQRKGRAGRCRKGICYRLFSSIRYNSMQPYQTPEILRLPLQELCLYTKHLAPGNTPIAEFLDRAIEPPSNMVTRNAVQLLKTIDALDPWEDLTELGSHLLDLPIEPRLGKMLLYAVVLKCLDPVLTIVCSLAYKDPFVLPSQPSQKRAATAARKRFATNTYSDHMAVLRAFQGWQNARASGKERAFCEQNFISAAVMEMVVGMRTQLLGQLRASGFVRARGPGDIRDLNSNSENWAVVKAALTAGLYPNLIRVDRDHMQLRTQKEVKVFFHPSSTLRDYPKSPRMTSAQTHAANVETLPCDWLLYEEMSRTGRFCHVRMATLVNPLTVALFCGPARLSVDVIYEAESVPESESDSEADENNEGTIFKLDDWVVFKLDPETARFFLHLRQKWNALFLRRMKTPNKAMSQLDEKVVSTLVSVITNEEQACGLQQPSGIGQRPRPLIVDYYPANARRTDDFVERNF is encoded by the exons ATGCCACGTAGAAATCGTCACAAGAAGAGTCCCCTTATTGGTGAAGATACTAGAATAGCAGTAAATTTAACTCTAAAGAAGTTACTAGAAACTTCTGATCAAAAAGAATTAGAATTTCCTTCTTCATATACAGCAGAAGAAAGAGCCTATATTCATAAACTAGCTCATGAACTTGGACTAAAATCTAAAAGTAGAGG AAAGGGTACTAATCGTTTCCTAACTGTGTACAAGAGAGAAGGGTCAACCATAGTTCAATCTGATGCTGTTATTAAATTGCAAAAGGCATCAAGACagagtatttataatttattgcaaaCTTTCCCATTAAATCATAAAGAATGTCAAGATCTGCTGCCACCAATCGAAAGAGAACGACCTCTTAATGCAGAtg tttCAGTGAGTACAAGTACAAAAGCAATGGGTAGGTTAAATAATAGTGTACCACAAGTACCACAATTAAAAACCAATTTTGATGTATTGAACTATCGTAAAGCTCTCCCAATTTTTGGCTTCAGAGAAGATATTCTTAATGCCTTGAATACTAATCAAGTGATTATAATAGGAGGTGAAACAGGTAGTGGTAAAACTACCCAGGTTCCACAGTTTATTCTTGAACACTGTCAACAAAGGCATCAACCTTGTAGAATTATATGTACTCAACCGCGAAGACTATCAGCTGTTTCTGTAGCTGAAAGGGTGGCATTTGAGAGAGACGAAAAAATTGGTCAAACGTTCGGTTACCAGATTAGGCTTGAAAGTAGAGTTGCTCCAAAAACTCTTTTAACATACTGCACAAATGGTGTACTGCTTAGAACCCTTATGGCAGGTGATTCTGCTTTAAGCACTGTCACGCACGTTATTGTGGACGAAATTCATGAACGTGACAGATTTTGTGACTTTCTTCTAATAGCGCTAAAAGATGCACTGCAGAAACACAAGTCCCTTAAACTTATACTTATGAGCGCTACGTTAGATgtcaatatttttgtaaagtATTTTAGCAAGTGTGCAGTTATAAATGTCTTAGGTAGATCGTACGATGTTgatacatattttctcgaagacGTTTTAAAAATAACTGGTTACATGACAAAAGAAATGCTTTCAAAGAGAAAAGAACTTATGAATAAGAAAGATCAACGCAAACTTTTAGAAAGTTGGACTCAATATAAGCCCCAGCAATCAGGATCCCATACCGGGAATGAAAGATGTTTGTTGCCAGCTCCGATTTTGGCACAACAGAATGAACCGCTCCCAGAGAAAGTCAAATTAGAACCTTGGTTAATAGAAGAAATGGATAAAAGCATTTCTGATGCGTGGTTACGCGGTGGCGAAGATAATTTTGCACAGcttttatatttcatactttCGGAAAACGTTTCTGTAGATTATCAACATTCCACTACATCTGTAACCCCGCTTATGGTTGCTGCAGGTAGAGGATGTATCAATACTACAGaacaacttttaaatttggGCGCAAATTTAAATTTGCGAGCAGGCAACGAATGGACTGCGTTAGATTGGGCCAGAAATATGAATCAGACCGAATGTGCAGAATTGATAGAAGCATACATGAAAACTTACGATTGTGCAGTACAAGACGACGCAATAACTCACGCTAAAGATGTTTCGCTTTCAGAAGAAGATAAACTTTTACTAGATGTCTATCATCATACGTTCAATgacgaaaatattaattatgacctacttttacaattaattatgCATATCCACTTGAAAATGCCTCTTGGTTCTCTGTTAATATTTCTGCCTGGATACGATGATATCGTGACTAtgagagaaaaaataaataatgaagagAGAGAAATGAATCAGGGTTTACGCTATGTTTTATATATACTTCATTCGAATATGCAAACGTGTGATCAGAAGAAAGTATTTAAACCAAGTCCTTTAGGAACGAGAAAAATTATTCTTTCAACCAACATTGCTGAGACAAGTATCACAATTGATGATGTTGTTTACGTTATCGACTCGGGAAAGGTTAAAGAAAAATCTTTTGACGCCATATCAGGAGTGTGCACGCTGAAATCGAATTGGATTTCTCAGGCTTGTGCTAAGCAACGCAAAGGTAGAGCAGGAAGATGTAGGAAAGGCATATGTTATCGATTATTCTCTTCGATTCGATACAACAGTATGCAGCCTTATCAAACTCCAGAAATTTTACGATTACCGTTGCAAGAATTGTGTCTCTATACAAAACATTTAGCTCCTGGAAATACACCTATCGCAGAATTTTTGGATCGTGCTATAGAACCACCTTCCAATATGGTAACAAGAAACGCGgttcaattattaaaaactattgacGCATTAGATCCGTGGGAAGACCTTACCGAATTAGGAAGTCATTTACTTGACTTACCAATTGAACCGCGACTTGGAAAAATGTTACTGTACGCTGTTGTTCTGAAGTGTTTAGACCCAGTCTTAACAATCGTATGCAGTCTTGCATACAA GGATCCTTTTGTTTTACCCTCACAACCATCACAGAAAAGAGCTGCAACGGCAGCTCGTAAACGATTTGCAACCAACACCTATTCTGATCATATGGCTGTTTTACGAGCCTTTCAAGGCTGGCAGAATGCGCGTGCAAGTGGTAAGGAACGTGCATTCTgcgaacaaaattttatttctgctGCCGTGATGGAAATGGTGGTTGGAATGCGCACTCAACTTCTTGGGCAGCTTCGTGCATCCGGATTTGTTAGAGCAAGGGGGCCAGGAGATATCAGAGATCTGAATTCCAATTCCGAAAATTGGGCTGTGGTAAAAGCTGCTCTGACTGCTGGTTTATATCCGAATCTCATAAGAGTAGACAGAGACCACATGCAGTTAAGAACGCA AAAAGAAGTGAAAGTATTCTTCCATCCATCATCGACTTTGAGAGATTATCCGAAATCTCCGAGAATGACATCTGCTCAAACACACGCTGCTAATGTAGAGACTTTACCATGTGATTGGTTACTTTATGAAGAAATGAGTCGTACGGGACGATTTTGTCACGTCAGAATGGCCACACTGGTTAATCCATTAACAGTGGCATTGTTTTGTGGACCAGCAAGGTTATCGGTAGATGTAATATACGAAGCTGAAT CGGTACCAGAGAGTGAATCCGATTCTGAAGCTGATGAAAATAATGAAGGAACGATATTCAAGCTTGATGACTGGGTGGTATTTAAACTAGATCCTGAAACTGCCCGATTCTTTTTACATTTAAGACAAAAATGGAATGCTTTATTCTTAAGACGTATGAAGACGCCGAACAAAGCCATGTCACAGTTAGATGAAAAGGTAGTGAGTACCTTAGTAAGTGTTATTACAAATGAGGAACAAGCGTGTGGACTACAACAGCCGTCTGGTATCGGTCAACGACCTCGTCCTTTAATCGTTGATTATTATCCTGCCAATGCTAGACGAACGGACGATTTTGTAGag agaaatttttaa